The genome window GAGAATAACAATTATTTTAGCAAATTCTGGCTAGATAGGGCACTCATCTCCCAGATATCAGAAAACTGCTTTCCAAAATGGCCAAATCAGATACCCACACTAGTATTGGTAGGCCAATAGAACATAAAACCTTAAATCTGGTCTGGTTCCTCTGAAGTTCtcttaatttttttttaccagTCACCACTGATGTCCTAAATACTGTCCTCTCTTGTTCTCCACAGACAAACCAGGCATGTTAGACATGAAGGGAAAAGCCAAGTGGGAGGCCTGGGATTATaggaaaggtaaaataaaaatattttgtctTCTCTCAGAATGTAAAAAAGGAATCACCTCCACCCTAgtcctccatcctctacccttgTTTCAGTCTTTGGAACATTCTAATCCAGTGATGAACATTTAGTGAACAGAATGCTACAGTAAGGGGTAATGATAACCCCCATCTAGAGATTGTACTTGGCATTGAAGGCTGCAATCACCATTCACCAACACGTTTAATTGAAAATAATATAATGTACACTGGTGCGTGTGCGAGTGATGATGTTGCTCTAATTTGAATGTATGTTACCAGACTTACAGAATCCAAGATGGTAGCCAATCAGTCTGTCCGTTTGTATATGTGATCCTTGAGTGCAGAGTTTTAAGCGTTTTTATCTTTTAATGACCCTGGTCCTGTTTACAGAAGCAACTACTTTTTACTTGAAGGTGGATGCTGTATATAACAACTATTATTTTTATATCTCAGTCTCTAATTTACTTATACAACGATTTCGGATTGAGAAggcctttattttttattacaccTTTCTGGAGTTGGAGCTCGCCGTGTCAGGAGCGTCTGTCTGCGCGCAAGGCCTGCTACGCGAGCGCAGGTGCGCATTGAAGACTAGGAGCGGAGAAGCGGTTATCGGATTGGAAAACCTGATGCACCGTGGGCGGTGGGAAAATCTACCTTGTAATACACAACGTCTACTGGTCGTTGCACACCTGTGCTGATATACCTCTAAAAACAGGCATTATGTATCTGTTACTGTGCCTGCTCTTTACTCAATGCCATCCTGGATTAAATAGGCTGAATGATCAATGGGTGAGTGAATTATCTTCGCTTTATGCCCTACAATTTGCAAACACTCCGACGAGACCATCCTTTCAAAACCACTAGGAACTTGGTATCTCTGCAATTACATTTGTACCACTCTCAACGCAACTGGACCTAGACTTGATGGCATACTTCCCAAATCTCAAACTATTGAATTACTTTTTTTCTGTGTCGAAAGACTCAGTTCGTTATATTGACAATATTGCTGGCTCCGCCAAGTCCTCACGTATTGGGCAACTGAGATATATTGTTGTGCTTTTATTAATGATCTCTGGTAATGTGCGACCAAACCCTGGGCCTGTAGATACCATGCAATCTTTACCGACTCCCTATGATTGTAAAACAGAGCAGGTTTTGGCCTCTTGCATgttaatgtcagaataatatatatttttaaatagacATGATTAGAATATGGGCCAAAACGACAAATAGACGTAATGGTTTTATCAGAAACTTGGCTAAAGAAATCTGTGTCAAATAACGCGATTTCTATTGACGGGTACACGGTTTTTAGAACGGATCGGATTAGTAAAGGACGAGGGGTTTCAATTTATGTGAAATCCGAGTTTAACACCTCTGAAATGATCTCGATTACCAAAGCCAAACATTTTGAATTGCTTGCGGTTAAAGTGAACATGTACAAGGACTCCCACATCACTGTAGTCGGCTGCTACAGACCGGCTTCGGGACACGCACTAAACGCTCTTTCTGATGTCCTGCACAAGCTAAATGACTCTGAATTCATTATTTTAGAAGATttgaactgggacatgcttacatCTGTATCCGACTCTTTTAAAGAACAGTATGACTCTCTGAATCTCGCTCAATTAATTAATGCGCCTACAAGACCGAATCCCAGAGCACCTAACAAATCAACGCTATTGAACATTATTCTAACGAATACCCCTCCCAAATACACATCGACTGGaatattctgtaatgatgtcagtgatcacTGTGCAATTGCTTGTTAGAAATACAAAAGTGACCAAACCACGTtatatttttaaaatacattttagacaGTTTGATGAGCAAGCGTTCTTACATGATATGTACCATAATATTGACAGTAAATCTGATTCCCGATGTTGACACTGCCTGGGACTATTTTTATATGAAATTTGTGTCGATTTGTGATAAGCATGCCCCTGTGAAGAAATGTAGAATCAGTGGAATGGACAATCCCTGGTTTTCAGATAACTTGGCAGAATTAATTAGAAAGAGAAATATCTCTTGGGCTCAAGCTAGACATACAAATGCTCCTGTTGACTGGACCTATTTCAGAGCGCTAAGAAACAAATGCACAGGATTGATCAGGAAATCCGAATCAGATTACTATTTAAATGCTGTCACAGAGAGCCTAAACACCCCAaccaagttctggaagctaatcaaatcagTGTCAGGTTCTAATGTATCCTCTGGCCTTCCTGACAATTTAATGTAGGGGTTTTTAAGAAGCATTTCATATCTGCTGGGTCAGTTTTTGATAATGGTGGAACCCAGGCCTCTAATGTAAGCTCTGTTACAGTAAACTATGATATAGGCCCTCATGTGAACCATTTTAATTTTGAGCCTGTTTCTTATACTGACGTCTATAAAGCACTAAAGGCTATAGACACTAAACAGTGCAGGTCCAGACAACCTGGACCCCTACCCCTTAAAGATAGAAGCTGGTATTATTACTGAACCTGTGGCTCACATTTTCAACTTGAGTCTCTTGACCTATTCCATACCCAGCATTTGGAAATCAGCTTATGTCCTCCCACTGCTAAAGGGTGGAGATCCCTCAGATGCTAATAACTGTCGTCCTATGTCTAAACTCCCTGTCCTGGCCAAggtctatgaatccctagtgatGATACAGTTATATATTCATGTgctccttctctggttcaggctgttgaagagctccagaCTGCTTTTTGGTCACTGCAGGCCTCCCTTTATGGCCTCAAACTGGTCTTGAATATACAAAAAACTAAATTCATGACTTTTACCAGAGCTAGAACTCTGCCAGAGAATGTTAgcagcctcctccctaagtttgttttgttcactgctttagcacactctgccaacccggatgttttagccgtgtctgaatcctggcttagaaagaccaccaaaaactcagatattttcatccccaattacaagattttcagacaagatagaacggccaaagggggcggtgttgcaatctactgcaaagactgcctgcagagttctgtcttactatccaggtctgttcccaaacaatttgaacttctacttttaaaaatccacctctctaaaaacaagtctctcaccgttgccgcctgctatagaccaccctctgcccccagctgtgctctggacactatatgtgaactgattgccccccatctatcttcagagttcgtgctgctaggcgacctaaatttgaacatgctcaaaaccccagccaccctacaatctaagcttgatgccctcaatctcacacaaattatcaatgaacctaccaggtaccaccccaattccgtaaactcgggtaccctcatagatatcatcctaacaaacttgccctccaaatacacctctgctgttttcaaccaagatctcagcgatcactgcctcattgcctgtatccgtaatgggtcagcggtcaaacgacctccactcatcactgtcaaacgctccctgaaacacttcagcgagcaggcctttctaatcgacctggccggggtatcctggaaggatatcgatctcatcccgtcagtagaggatgcctggtcattttttaaaaatgccttcctcaccatcttgaataagcatgccccattcaagaaatttagaaccaggaacagatatagcccttggttctctcctgacctgactgcccttaaccaacagaaaaacatcctatggcgttctgcattagcatcgaacagcccccgtgatatgcaacttttcagggaagccagaaaccaatatacacaggcagttagaacagccaaggctagctttttcaagcagaaatttgcttcctgcaacacaaattcaaaaaagttctgggacaccgtaaagtccatggagaataagaacacctcctcccagcttccaaccgctctgaagataggaaacactgtcaccaccgacaaatccactataattgagaatttcaataagcatttttccacggctggccatgctttccatctggctgcccctaccccggacaacagcactgccctcccctctgctactcgcccaagcttcccccatttctctttctcccaaatacagtcagctgatgtcctaaatgagctgcaaaatctggacccttacaaatcagccgggctagataatctggaccctttctttctaaaactatctgctgaaattgttgccacccctattactagcctcttcaacctctctttcgtgtcgtccgagatccccaaagattggaaagcagctgcggttatccccctcttcaaagggggggacacccttgaccctaactgctacagacctatatctatcctaccctgcctttctaaggtcttcgaaagccaagtcaacaaacagattaccgaccatttcgaatcccaccacaccttctccgctatgcaatctggtttcagagctggtcatgggtgcacctcagccacgctcaaggtcataaacgacatcgtaaccgccatcgataggaaacaatactgtgcagccgtattcattgacctggccaaggcttttgactctgtcaatcaccacatcctcattggcagactcgacagccttggtttctctaatgattgcctcgcctggttcaccaactacttctctgatcgagttcagtgtgtcaaatcggagggtctgttgtccgggcctctggcagtctctatgggggtgccacagggttcaattcttggaccgactctcttctctgtatacatcaatgatgtcgctcttgctgctggtgattctctgatccacctctacgcagacgacactattctgtatacttctggcccttcttttgacactgtgttaacaactctccaggcgagcttcaatgccatacaactctccttccgtggcctccaactgctcttaaatacaagtaaaaccaaatgcatgctcttcaaccgatcgctgcctgcccctgcccgcctgtccaacatcactactttggacggttctgacttagaatatgtggacaactacaaatacctaggtgtctggttagactgtaaactctccttccagactcacatcaaacatctccaatccaaagtcaaatctagaattggcttcctattccgcaacaaagcatcctttactcatgctgccaaacatacccttgtaaaactgaccatcctaccaatcctcgacttcggtgatgtcatttacaaaatagcctccaaaaccctactcaataaattggatgcagtctatcacagtgccatccgttttgtcaccaaagccccatatactacccaccactgcgacctgtacactctcgttggctggccctcgcttcatactcgtcgccaaacccactggttccaggtcatctacaagaccctgctaggtaaagtccccccttatctctgctcgctggtcaccatagcagcacctatctgtagcacgcgctccagcaggtatatctctctagtcacccccaaaaccaattcttcctttggacgcctctccttccagttctctgctgccaatgactggaacgaactacaaaaatctctgaaattggaaacacctatctccctcactagctttaagcaccagctgtcagagcagctcatagattactgcacctgtacataacccatctacaatttagcccaaacaactacctctttacctactgtatttattttattaatttattttgctcctttgcaccccattattttctgtctctactttgcactttcttccgctgcaaaccaaccattccagggtttttttttagttttattttacttgctgtgttgtattcacttcacctccatggccttttatatttttatttatttattttatttatttatacatatatttgtttgccttcacctcccttatctcacctcacttgctcacattgtatatagacttatttttttttcactgtattattgactatatgtttgttttactccatgtgtaactatgtgttgttgtatgtgtcgaactgctttgctttatcttggccaggtcgcaattgtaaatgagaacgtgttctcaatttgcctacctggttaaataaaggttaaataaaaaataaataaataaataaaaaattgtcacatctggtggcttatccattgaaaaagtgtcatcctacaaatacctaggtatttggttggatgacaagttgtcctttaaaGTTAATGTGGATAATCTTGTGACAAAGCTTAACTTGAAATTGGGTTTTTATCTTAGTAATAAGGCTTGCTTCCCGCTTCTGGCTAGAAAGAAGAAAATGATTCATTTTTTCTCCTTAGATTGAACTTTCTTGACTTTTAAAATGTGGAGTTTATTTGATATCAACCCCTATGCACTTTTGGGATGTTGAATTTATGATTTAATAAAACGTTGTTTTAAATTACGCTCAGTCTATTTTATTTGTAGATATATGGTGATAAACAAGGGTAATATTCTATATTTTATATGTTCCTGTCTTCTAACCTCTAAAGATGACACACACACTATTGAGATAAACACTGGGTGATTCATTAACAATGCAAAAGCTCACTAAGCATGTAAACATAATGAACAGTGTTTCCCATAacattattttatcaaataaagAATTAATGAGTTTTTAAAGGGTAgcgctctctcactcactcagacAAGTAAGGTCCCCACCACCCCTATAGCTCTGCGGCCCTCCTAATAAATATCTCTGCTATTAAGCCCTGTTGGCCACCACAAGACTTGCAGGGCTAGTTTGCAGCCTAGGTTGAAAATAACAGTCATTATTTTTAACCTAGGTTGCAGCTAGGAACTTTAATTTACTTGGTTGCCTGGGAATCACATTTCTGGAACGGACTTGTGCCTCACTTCCTGTTTATGTGTCTTTGTAGCAGAGATGGAATGGAAATTCCAATCCTCCAGTATCTCTGTTGTAGCTAGCTGGTATGCAATGAAATGTCGCTTGCTACTGAAATTTAGTTGGCTAGCTTTAAGCCATAGAAAATATTTGGGCTATGTTATATAAATGGACATGTTTTCTACTTTATTATGTATGTAAACACATAGGTCGACAAGACGGAGCCATGAAGGACAGACAGCATGGTTGTTCAGGAGAGGGGTTTAAAACCGTCACTGTTGATTGGCCAGACAGCAACTGTACCACTGAAGAACGTTAACAAGTAAGTCAGCGAGCTAGCTAAGTGTGCTGAGACTTGCGTTACATCGACGGACCCCATCGCCTGTTCCAATACGGTTCGTGACTGTACTGTAAAAACTTGCCATAACAAACACAAGGACTGGGTCAGATATGTTTCACCAACTTCCAATGAGAGATCAGGACCGATTGAGACTATGGCTAGTTGCCCTGAACATTAACGCCAATACTCTGACTGACGACCTCAGAAAGTTACTAGTATGCTCAGAACATTTTTCCAGGGGACTATGAGAGAATGGAACTGTCAAGCAGTAAGATTAAAAGTTATGTCCCATCAGTGGGCATTCTATGCACGACATGTAGGCAAGCCATATAAACGGACATGTTTTCTAATTCTTTATTATTGTGTTAAGAGGGAGCCATGGAGGACAGACATCATGGTTGGTCAGGAGAGGGTATTAACACAGTCACTGTTGATAGGCCAGATGGCAGCAGTGCCACTGAAGAATGTTGTCCGTCCATTGAGGAGGACCAGTGCGTGAACATTCAGCCCAGAAGCTCAAATGAGTTGAACCACGGAGAACAGGTTATGATGCTGCTGTATGAGATAGGTTTCAGCATGCATATGAATCAAACACACTTCATCATGTAGCCAATAACACTGATCTCTGTTTTCCTTTGATTAGGTGAGTGAAGTGTCAGTGGTCCTGCCGCGTGAATACAGAGACGTAGACGACAGCTGTTCCCTGAGGATGGAGGGGAACAGGTCTGTGAAGCAGGAGACTAGAAGTGTTGCCTCCTATAGCGAGGAAGAGAAGAAGCTGTTGGCTGCCATGGTGTTTGAGAAGGGGGAACTGGAGCTGACTGGCTCTCTGGTGACTGAGGTGACTGAGGATCTACAGTACAGTGATGCAGACACTGCACCCAACAGGGAGGAAAGGGCTCTGTAcctagaggaggagaaaggagatgaGAGACAGGCAGATGAAGGGACTGCCCAGCAGAGAGGAGCGGCAGGCTAATGCTGAGTGGGAACCCTCAGTGGAGCCGGAGGTGACTTTAGattctgtgtgtgagtgagtgagagacggCGCGTGAGCGGGCCTACACTCCACGCTGACACAAGAAGCTGTGTGTGTGATGGCCAGCCCTGAGGAGCCTGTTGGGTTTGACAAACTCTGCATGCGGTTCCACGACCTCGACAGTTATGAGGAGCACGTCCGTCGAGAGCACTCCAAACGTTCACGGCCTCTCTGTCCTGACTGTGGCATCCTCATCTCAATGTTACTCAGTGTGGGGCATCAGTGTGAACAAGTTCAAGCTGTTCCGCTGTTCTGTCTGTGGGAAGCGCTATGTGGATGAAGCTGGCCTTAAGCATCACCAGAGGCTTCACCATCAAGAGCATGTCTACTGTAAGTTCTGCCTCAAGCCATTCAAGGCCAGGGAAGACAAGCGGACCCACGAGAAGGACGACCACCGGGTCAAAAAGTTGCACTATAGGTGCTCCAAATGCCCCTTGGGATTTTACAACATCTTGAAACGGAACCACCATCTCAGAGAGCATGAGTCCAAGAGACATTTGTAACACGTGCTACAAGGAATTTCCCCAACTTAGCAAGCTTGAGAGGCACGAGCTGAGCTACAGTGACAACAAATCTTTCAGGTTGGTGTTTTATACTGCATTCTCTGTTAGTTTCATACTGAACACATCTCCCTCTGAAatgtctgttttgtttgtttgtattatcAGCTGAAAGTGGACTGCAAAGTGTTAGTGTTTTCCATTACGTTCTGCTCCTGCTAGGTGTCAGGTGTGCCAGCGTCCCTTTGTCCAGGCCAGCCAGCTGAAGTCTTACCTGCACGTCCACACTGGGGAGAAGCCCTTCAAATGCCAGTGCTGCGTCAAGAGCTTTAACCACAACGTCAGCCTCAAGAACCTCGTCACACGCTATCACCAAGGGGAGAGTGGGGAGGGAGTGGAGGTGGGAGAGCGGAGGAGCAGGCGACAGTGGAACTATGACCCTGAGGAGGAGGAGCGTCAGAATGAGAGTGATTCTGACTttgacctggaggaagaggagaagacaggGAGTAAAGGGAAAGGTAGTGGAGGAGGGGGGCACTGGTAGAAGCCTCTAGGAGAGATACATGTGGACACTGTTGAAAAGCTGGATACATTATCATCACCACCCCAGAGAGAACCAGACCAGAACCAGGAGCCACCTACCGGTGTCATTAAAAAAAGTCTTATCGGTTTTGTCATGACCATAATGTTTTGTCATGACCATAATGTTTTGTCATGACCATAATGTTTTGGCTTTGAACATTTCTTAGAACTCTTGAggcttttgtttttgttttaaaaatatatattgttaaaGAAATGTGTTTCACTGTTCTACATCATCAAATGTCCAGGAAAAATCTGATGGGTTTGTGAAGTGAATATGTTACAAAGAATTTGCTGGACCAGCCCACTAGTTAAGAAGCACAGAGATAACCTCATCTTGGATATAACCAGCGAGGAAGCAAGAGGCTTGACTCCGCTCTAAAGTCTGTCAGTGCAAAAATACAGTGTTAACCCGTGGAAttggggatttttttttaatggaggTCAATGAAAGaatgtcgaatttggtcaacagttaaataaaggttacataaaaaaacATCAAATTAAATTTCTAATTTGCTACAATGTTTAATTTGATCGAATTGAAGTTTCATCATGTTTATGTGATACGAATTTACTGATAAGTGGCATTTCGGAAACTTGGAGAAAAACAATTTTATAATGGAGTCGTGCTTGTTGTTCTCACACATATCTGCCCTCTTATTGGCTAGAGTATTTATTTAGTCATTTATTTTACCCCCAGTCCAGTTGAGGGCCACACTACACCTTTTGAGTGTAGTTCGCCATAAAACCCAAAGAAGAATACCTAGCTCTTGCTCTGTGCCTACATtcccgcacagtaggtggcggcatgcacttaAACGTTTGTTTGCAGACCGCCTTGACATAGAAGACAGCGAGAAAGGGATTAGTTATAAATATCTTTGAATGAGTCCTTTAACTATCCCTATATTTAGACGTCTGTTAACATGGCTGACTCCCAGAAGCATCCGTTAATTTTATACCTCAGTAATCCTGCACCACCAGAGACCGAAGGCAGCTGTCAATGTTCACGTTAGgctgcgtttatatattttttaatggcggtttgaTCGCGGGGGAGGCACTAGTAATatctgcagttttcggtttggtTATTTGTTTTAAGTGTATTAGTCTGTAAAGAAATCTATttgccaaaattcgtcatctcccatgtcttattcgactagtagttgttcagaaatgtttattgcttgcctacattttactccctctatgtttaatataacacattCATTATTAATTTCGGTTGCTTATCAAATTGCAGACGTTACTAGTGCCTCCCTCGGCACAACACCGGAATTGATATGAGATGCCCTCAATTTTTTTGCATACAAGCAATTCCATGGTAAAGGAATTGCGCTCAGACACCGATGTTTCACTTAAAAGGTAAGCTGGACAGGCTGGACCCTGATGGAGGCACAGAAGTTGGGGGACGGGGGGAGGAGGGAAACAGATGGCAGGACTgggtaggagggaggggaggttggACAGAGGAAGCCTCGGCAGCAGGTAGCTTACCTTCTGGACTGAGTGGGAGAtgtgggttggaggagagggagcaaagagagtggaggagaaagtgcaatgatgatgatgatcctgaagaagaggaggagaggcagcgagagagtgACTatgacctggaggaggaggagaagatgggGAGTAGTGAAGGGGGTAGAGGTAAAGACTGAGGGA of Salvelinus alpinus chromosome 4, SLU_Salpinus.1, whole genome shotgun sequence contains these proteins:
- the LOC139572726 gene encoding acyl-CoA-binding domain-containing protein 7-like isoform X2, with product MSLQAEFERVADDVKKVKSRPSDQELLDMYGLYKQAIFGDINIDKPGMLDMKGKAKWEAWDYRKVGARRVRSVCLRARPATRAQVRIED
- the LOC139572726 gene encoding uncharacterized protein isoform X1; translated protein: MEDRHHGWSGEGINTVTVDRPDGSSATEECCPSIEEDQCVNIQPRSSNELNHGEQVSEVSVVLPREYRDVDDSCSLRMEGNRSVKQETRSVASYSEEEKKLLAAMVFEKGELELTGSLVTEVTEDLQYSDADTAPNREERALYLEEEKGDERQADEGTAQQRGAAG
- the LOC139572727 gene encoding zinc finger and BTB domain-containing protein 6-like, whose product is MSPRDICNTCYKEFPQLSKLERHELSYSDNKSFRCQVCQRPFVQASQLKSYLHVHTGEKPFKCQCCVKSFNHNVSLKNLVTRYHQGESGEGVEVGERRSRRQWNYDPEEEERQNESDSDFDLEEEEKTGSKGKGSGGGGHW